The following DNA comes from Candidatus Thermokryptus mobilis.
TTCCAATCCATAAGTTTCCTTGTTGATCTTTGTTAATCGTATAAACACGATTATCTGGCAATCCAGAGTTTGAAGTATTATAAACTATCCAGTTAGTCCCGTCAAACTTTACAATCCCTCCATTATTTGTTCCAAGCCATTTATTGCCTGAATTATCAATAAAAATTTCACGAATAAAATTGTCTGGTAATCCAGAGTTTGAGGTATTGTAAATCGTCCAACTTACGTCGTTAAATTTTACAAGTCCACCGTCGATGGTCCCAATCCATTTATTTCCTTCACTGTCAATTTTTATGGAGTTAATCCAATTATCAGGAAGACTAGAATTTGATGTTTTATAAACAATCCATTCTGGCGATTGTGAGAGCGAAAAATTACTTACAGTTAAGATTAGAACGAGCGAAATAATGGTTTGTAAGATGAGGTTTGGTTTAGTTGGCTTCATGGCGGTATCTTCTTTTTNNNNNNNNNNNNNNNNNNNNNNNNNNNNNNNNNNNNNNNNNNNNNNNNNNNNNNNNNNNNNNNNNNNNNNNNNNNNNNNNNNNNNNNNNNNNNNNNNNNNNNNNNNNNNNNNNNNNNNNNNNNNNNNNNNNNNNNNNNNNNNNNNNNNNNNNNNNNNNNNNNNNNNNNNNNNNNNNNNNNNNNNNNNNNNNNNNNNNNNNNNNNNNNNNNNNNNNNNNNNNNNNNNNNNNNNNNNNNNNNNNNNNNNNNNNNNNNNNNNNNNNNNNNNNNNNNNNNNNNNNNNNNNNNNNNNNNNNNNNNNNNNNNNNNNNNNNNNNNNNNNNNNNNNNNNNNNNNNNNNNNNNNNNNNNNNNNNNNNNNNNNNNNNNNNNNNNNNNNNNNNNNNNNNNNNNNNNNNNNNNNNNNNNNNNNNNNNNNNNNNNNNNNNNNNNNNNNNNNNNNNNNNNNNNNNNNNNNNNNNNNNNNNNNNNNNNNNNNNNNNNNNNNNNNNNNNNNNNNNNNNNNNNNNNNNNNNNNNNNNNNNNNNNGTTTTTCAAGGGGAAAATTGAAAATTGTGATGTTTATCACTTCAAATCTTTCTATAAGATTGAGTTGTGGTGAAAAAACATCACCCCTCACCTTTTTTCTTGAAATTTTAAAAAATCTTAAGCTTTTATCCAGAATTTTTGAATTTTCACACAACCTCGCAATTCTTTTTCAGGGAAGGTAGATGGATAAAGGTCTTGGAAAAAATTTTTATTTTGCTTAAATTTCCAATGAGCGATGGAGTCCGCTCTAAACCGTTCCGGAGGATTCGGAACTGATGACTCCTACTTTTGGTCCGACAAGGGCTGGAAGTAGGAGTTTTTTTATTTAAAAACAAGTAACAATTTGATTATGCAGGAAGGAAATACAAGAGATATTTTATGGATAAAAATCGAAAAGGCGCTTAACACAGAAGGTTGCCCGATATGTTCAATTATCAAAACTTCCACCGAACATTATCTTGAGAGTTTGCTTTATGAATATGTTCTTGATGTGGGTTTGAGAGGAAAGTTGCACAAGTCCCTTGGATTTTGTCAAAGACATGCTTATATGGCTGTAAAAATTCGCGAACGCCTAAATGATGACGGACTTAAAATGGCTATTCTGTATGAGACCATAACATCTGAGGAAATTGGTAGATTGAAGGACTTGTGGAAAGATGTTTATTCCCGAAAGAAATTTTCCGTTAAGAGGTTTTTTGGGAAAAATAAATTTGTTGATAACTTCAAGCCAATTGGCGAATGTCCGGCTTGTTTTCAAGAAAGGGTGACTGAAAGTTTATACATTGATGATTTCCGTGCTCGTTCAAATGAAAGAGAATTTAGAGAGTTATACGGGCGAGATGCTGTAATTTTATGTAGGGGACATTTTGTTATGTTGTTGGAGAATTGTTTAAGGTTTAATGCATTAGATGAGTTTGATTTCTTTTTGAAGATGCAAATAGAGAAGCTTGAGGGAATTTTGAAGGCACTTACAAGTTTTATAGATAAGCATGACTACCACAAGCGTGAGTCAATTAATAAATATGAGGCGAAATCATGGAGATTTGTGGTGGAGTATTTTTCAGGTAAAAAGGATGTGGAAATTCGTTGGGATGAAGTTTGAATTTTTGAGAACAAAATCCAAGTAGATAATGATAAAGGTTCTGCTTGCTGGATTGGGAGGATTTATCGGTTCGGCGTTAAGATATGTAATATCAACATTTTTTTACAAATTGCTTGGGACAGATTTCCCTTACGGCACATTAGTTGTGAATGTTTTAGGTTCGTTTTTGATAGGATTTTTTATGGGATTGGTTGAAAATGGTTTCGTCATTTCTTCAAATTGGAGGGCTTTTATAGCGATTGGTTTGTTGGGTGGCTTTACAACATTTTCAGGTTTTTCGTATGAGACCGTTGAGCTGATAAAACAAGGCACACTGCTTCCTGCGATTGCGAACATTGTTTACACAGTTTTAAATTGTCTTGCAGGGACATATGTCGGTGGAGTTATAGCGAAATTAATAACAAAATAGATTTTCCAAAGATGAGGGTGGAAAGCACTGGGAAGCTTTTGAGAATTTTCATCGGTGAGGATGACAGATACGAGGGTAAACCTTTATTTGAGGTCATAGTTAAAAGGATAAGGGAGCTTGGGATTGCTGGTGCGACGGTTATCAGGGGGATAGAGGGGTATGGTGCTGGGAGTGTAATCCATAAGTTAAGTTTGCTTGACCTGAGTGCGGATTTGCCAATTGTAATAGAAATAGTTGATAGTGAAGAGAAAATTTTGTCAATTATACCTGAAATAGAAAGATTGATTGAGAAATCCGGGGGTGGTGCACTCATAACGCTTGAAAAAGTGGAAGTTATAAGGTATTCCCCAGGGAAAGGGTAAAATTGCAAAAGAGATTGATTTTTTGTAAATTTGCAAAGCATTATAAAACAATACGATTTCGGGATGTTTGAGGAGATAACACAAAAATTTGAATTGCTTTTTAAAAAGATTCGTGGGCAGGCGCGCATCACCGAGGCGAATATATCTGAGACGATGAGAGATATAAGGCGTGTCCTTCTTGAGGCAGATGTCAATTATAAGGTTGTGAAGGATTTTACTGACAGAGTTCAACAGAAGGCGATAGGTCAAGAGGTTTTAAAGAGCATAACGCCTGGGCAGATGTTGATAAAGATAATCTACGATGAGCTTGTTTCTTTGATGGGTTCAACTCGTGCGGATATAAAATTTTCACCTGTTCCACCAACTGTGATTATGATAGTTGGATTGCAAGGTTCGGGTAAAACGACTTTTTGTGCAAAACTTGCTTATCATCTTAAACATAAAGGGAGGCATCCTCTTCTTGTAGCAGGGGATGTTCATCGTCCCGCTGCTGTTGAGCAGTTAAAACAACTTGGGGAGCAGATACAAGTTCCGGTTTTTGCTATGGATTCGGAATTTGATGCGGTTAAAATTGCAAAAAATGGGATAGAATTTGCAAAGAAAAATTATAGAGATGTTGTAATTGTTGACACCGCTGGGAGAATGCACATTGACGAGGAGATGATGAGGGAGGTTGAATTGGTCAAAGATGCAATTAAGCCGAATGAAATTCTTTTCGTTGTTGATGCTATGACAGGTCAGGAAGCGGTTAATGTCGCAAAAGAGTTTAATGATAGATTAAATTTTGATGGTGTTGTTTTGACAAAGCTTGATGGTGATGCGAGAGGTGGTGCTGCACTTTCAATAAAAGCAGTAACGGGAAAGCCAATAAAATTTGTCAGCGTTGGGGAAAAACTTGATGCGATTGAGCCGTTTTACCCCGACAGGATGGCGTCAAGAATTCTTGGAATGGGAGATATAATAACCCTCGTTGAAAAAGCACAAAAGCAAGTTGACGAGGAAAAGGCGAAAAAACTTGAGGAGAAATTAAAGAAAAACCAATTTACACTTGAGGACTTCAGGGAGCAAATACGAGAGATAAGGAAGATGGGTCCTTTGAAGGAGATTTTAAGTATGATCCCGGGCTTGGGAAGCAGTTTGAGAAGCGTTGATATTGATGAGAAAGAGTTGATCAAGATTGAGGCGATAATCAATTCAATGACACCTGAGGAAAGGCGTAAGCCACAGATTATAAATGCAAGTAGGAAGAGGAGAATAGCAATGGGTAGTGGGACTACTGTTCAAGATGTGAATAGATTGTTGAGACAATTTGAGGAAATGCAAAAACTCCTTAAGCAGTTAAATCGTGGTAAATTCAAAGGGCTTAAAATTTCATTTTAAAAACAAAGTTAAGGAAGGGACTTGGCTGTTAAGATTAGACTTCAAAGGTTCGGCAAGAAGAAGCAGCCATTTTATAGGATAGTTGTTGCGGATTCTCGTGAGCCACGAGACGGCAAGTATATTGAAGCGGTTGGTTGGTATAACCCAATACCAGATCCGATGCAAATTGAGGTTAAAGAGGATAGGGTGATTCACTGGCTTAAAAGGGGAGCTATTCCGACGGATACTGTCAAAGCACTTTTAAGAAGAAAAGGGATTTGGTTAAAGTGGTCACTGATGAAGCAAGGTAAGGATGAGGCGTTTATACAGGCTGAGTATGAGAAATGGCTTCAACTTCAGGTTGACCGTGAAAAGAGAGAAAGAGAGAAGAAGCTGAGGAGAAAGTTGAGAAAGAAACAGAAAGAAGGCGGACAAGAGAGTTCTGAAAAAGGAGAGGTGGCATCTCAGGAAAGTTAATTTCTTGGTGATGTCGCCCTCCATAAAATAAACTGAAACAGTACGGAGGGCTGAAAAAATGCGTGAATTCCTTGAATTTATCGCTAAGCATCTTGTGGACAAACCGGAGGATGTCAGGATAACGATGGAAGACAGAAGTGATCGGGTGATTTTTAGATTACAGGTTGGGCAAGGTGATGTCGGAAAAGTTATCGGAAGGAGAGGGCGAACCGCAAACGCTATGCGTGTTTTGTTAAGCGCCGTCGCTGCGAAGGAAGGGAAAAGAGCAGTTCTTGAAATTTTACAGTAAGTAAAGCCATGTTTGGCGAAGTTTTTGCCATCTTTGTCTTTCTCGGTTTGAATTTCGCAGAGAAGGACACCGTTAAAACCGTGCTTCCAGATCTGTTAAGATGGAGAGAATATGTTTATATTGACAGTGTGGAGATCAAGAAAATGATTGACGAGATGATGAAATATCAAAAAGAGATTGAAAAGCTGAGAAAAGAAGTGAGACCATATTTAAAAGGTAGGTTCGGCTTTGATATATTTGATGAGACAGGGTTAACACGCGGTGGGATTAAGTATTTCATTCGCATCTGGAAGCATCCGCCGAAGGAGTTGTTTAAGATGCCTTATGTTAAACCCAGGTCTGACCCGTGAAAAAATAGTTATGGGAGATCTGTGTATAATTGGGAAAATTTTGAGACCTTATGGTCTTAAAGGGCAAGTATGTGTAAAACCGATAACTGATTTCATTGAAAGATTTAAGAAATTAAGGCGAGTTTATGTAGGAGATAATCCTGTTGAGGTTGATGAACATTTGGTTGTTGGAGCTTTTTTAAGGGATGAAGACATCATATTGAAATTTAAAGGCGTAAATGATAGAACAAGCGCTGAATCGTTCTCTGGAAAATTTATTTATATTCCCGAAGAAGAGTTAATGCCTCTTCCCGAAGGTTCTTTTTATGTCCATGATTTGATCGGGTTGAAGGTTTTTGATACAAATGGAAGGAAAATAGGGATTATAGCTGATGTTTGGCTTCTTCCAGCAAATGATGTTTATGTCGTTGAATCAAAAGGGAAGGAGATTTTAATCCCAGCCATAGCCGATGTTGTTAAAAAGATTGACCTTGAGAAAAAGGTCGTTATAATTGAACCGATGGAAGGGTTAATTGAGTGAGGAGGTGATTTGGTATGAGGATTGACATTATAACTGCAGTTCCACAGATTTTTGAAAGTCCTTTAAACTCAAGCATAATTAAAAGGGCTAGGGAGAAAGGAATCGTTGAGATTTATGTCCACGATTTGCATGATTATGGGATAGGCAAGTACAGGCAAATTGACGATCATCCTTATGGCGGTGGTGCTGGGATGATTTTGAAGCCAGAGCCGATCTTTGAGTGCATTGAGAAGTTGAAAAGTGAAAGGGAATACGATGAGATAATTTTCTTGACGCCAGATGGTGAACTTTTCAATCAGGAGATGGCAAATGAGTTTTCAAAACTTAACAATATAATTCTTCTTTGTGGGCATTATAAAGGAGTTGATGAAAGGGTTAGAGAGGCGCTTGTGACAAGGGAAGTTTCAATTGGAGACTATGTTCTAACTGGTGGTGAGCTTCCAGCTCTTGTTGTGATTGATGCGACGATTCGTCTTATACCGGGAGTTTTAAATGACATTGAGTCCGCAATGACGGACTCTTTTCAGTCGGGATTACTTGATCATCCACATTATACAAGACCTGCTGAATATAGAGGCATGAAAGTCCCGGAGGTTTTGCTCTCCGGGAATCACGAGGCAATTAGAAAATGGAGATACGAAAAGGCACTTGAAAAAACATTGAAAAGAAGGAAGGACTTGTTAAACAAAATTAAAGGAGATGGTAAAAATGGATAAGGTAAAACTCGTAGAGTCAAAATATCTAAAAACGGACATACCGGACTTTAAACCTGGTGATACTGTTTCAGTTCATGTCAGAGTAGTGGAAGGGGAAAAGGAGAGGATTCAGGAATTTGAGGGGATAGTTATCGCAAGAAGAGGTAGCGGTTTAAATGAAACATTTACGGTTCGCAAAATAAGCGATGGAGTAGGTGTTGAAAGGATATTCCCGTTACATTCCCCTTCAATTGCGAAGATTGAAGTTAAAAAGCGCGGTTCTGTAAGAAGAGCTAAGCTTTATTATCTGCGTGAGATGAGTTCAAAACAGGTTAGACAAAAGACATCAGAATGATTTTGAAATTAAAAAGGATTTCTTAATGAAGGTTGAGCTGTATCAGCCCTACGAGGAGAGATTAGTAAAATCTGGACTTTACGATATTTTTGAAAAGGTCATTGAGAGTGAAAGGTTAAGTTTTGAAGATGGCGTTAGGTTGTATCGGACAGATGATGTTCTCATGCTTGGATATCTAGCGAATATGGTTCGCGAAAAGTTTAACGGCAACAGGACTTATTTTGTTAAAAATCATATCATAAATTATTCAAACATTTGTGAGCTTGACTGCAAGTTTTGTTCCTTTTACAGAAAAGAAGGGCAGGCGGGAGCGTATAGATTTACACTTGAGCAGATTTTTGATAAGATAAGACCATTGAAAGATGATATAGTTGAGGTTCATATTGTGGGTTCGCTTGATCCGAAATTGCCTTGGGAATATTATGTTGATATGATACGAGGTATAAAGGAGATTAATCCACGGATAAATATAAAAGCGTTCACGGCGGTGGAGATAGATTATTTTGCGAGGATGTTTGGAAAAAGTTATGAAGAGGTTTTATTGGAGTTAAAGGAAGCGGGGCTTGATACAATGCCAGGAGGCGGGGCTGAGGTTTTCAGCGAGAGGGTCAGAGAGAAATTGTTCCCGGATAAAATTGGGGCGGAAGAATGGCTTGCCGTGCATAGAACAGCACATAAAATCGGGATAAAAACAAACGCAACGATGCTATACGGTCATATGGAAACGATTGAAGAAAGGGTTGTTCACTTGATAAAGTTACGTGACCTTCAGGATGAAACAAATGGTTTTTTGACATTCATACCTTTGCCATATCATCCGAAAAATAATAAATACGCTGGTGAATGGACAACCGGTTTGCAAAATCTTAAAAGTTTTGCTGTAGCGAGATTGATGCTTGATAATTTCCCTCATATAAAATGTTTCTGGATTTCAACGGGTGTGAAAGTTGCGCAGGTCTCACAAAGTTTTGGCGTTGACGATCTTGATGGAACTGTCAGGGAGGAAAGGATTTATCATATGGCTGGGGCTGATACATCGCAATATCTACCGAAAAATCAAATCATCAAATTGATAAAAGACGCTGGGCGAACCCCAGTTGAAAGGGACGCCTATTACAATGTCATCGCAGAATATTAAATCATGGCTGATGTTAAAAAAATCTTACCTGAAAATGTCAAAGGTGAATTTTTTGTTGATTCAACTTGTATAGATTGTGACGCATGCCGTCAGTTAGCCCCTGAGGTCTTCGCAAACTCGGGGAGCTACTCATATGTTTATTCCCAACCGAAAGATGAAATAATAAGGAAAAAAGCAATTTACGCTTTGATATCCTGTCCAGTTGGAGCAATCGGGACAAAAGATAAATTAAATGTCTCAGAGATAATTGATGATTTTCCAATTCCCATTGAAGATGAAGTTTTTTATTGCGGTTTCAATTCTGTTAAATCATTTGGGGCAAATAGTTATTTTGTAAAATCTTCCACTGGGAATTGGCTCATAGATTCGCCGAGATTTTCTTCACATCTTTTGAAAAGGTTTGAGGAATTAGGTGGGATAAAATATATTTTTCTTTCGCACAGAGATGATGTCGCTGATGCTGAAAGTTTCGCAATACATTTTGGGGCTAAGATAATCATTCATAAACGGGATAGCATTGCTGTCAAAAAAGCTGAAATTTTAATTGAAGGGGATTTGCCTGTTGAGGTTGAAGCAAACTTTGTTGTCATTCCAACGCCTGGGCATACTTCAGGTCATTGTGTTTTACTTTACAGGGATAAGTTTCTCTTTACGGGTGATCATCTCTGGTGGGATAGAGAGACAAAATCGCTTTATGCGTCAAAAAGTGTATGTTGGTATTCGTGGGAAAAACAAATTGAATCAATTGAAAAATTGCTAAACTTTGAGTTTGAGTGGGTTCTTCCCGGTCACGGTCAAATGGTGAAATTTTCTAAAGATGAAATGAAAAAGAAATTGCTTTTACTTGTTAAAAAATTGGTTCAGGCAAAGTGATGAGCGTTAAGGAGTTGCTCAAACAAGCAAAACTTTTGCAGAAAGAGAGCAAATTCGGTGACGCTTTGAAAGTTTATTTAAAGGTTGATGAATCTTTAGATTTAAATTCGCTTGATAGTGAAGAAATTTTTTATATACGTTTGGACGAGGGGCATTGTGCGAGGTTGGCTGGTGAGTTCGCTTTGGCTGTAAAGTATTACAAGATGGCTT
Coding sequences within:
- the rplS gene encoding 50S ribosomal protein L19 translates to MDKVKLVESKYLKTDIPDFKPGDTVSVHVRVVEGEKERIQEFEGIVIARRGSGLNETFTVRKISDGVGVERIFPLHSPSIAKIEVKKRGSVRRAKLYYLREMSSKQVRQKTSE
- a CDS encoding MBL fold metallo-hydrolase, with product MADVKKILPENVKGEFFVDSTCIDCDACRQLAPEVFANSGSYSYVYSQPKDEIIRKKAIYALISCPVGAIGTKDKLNVSEIIDDFPIPIEDEVFYCGFNSVKSFGANSYFVKSSTGNWLIDSPRFSSHLLKRFEELGGIKYIFLSHRDDVADAESFAIHFGAKIIIHKRDSIAVKKAEILIEGDLPVEVEANFVVIPTPGHTSGHCVLLYRDKFLFTGDHLWWDRETKSLYASKSVCWYSWEKQIESIEKLLNFEFEWVLPGHGQMVKFSKDEMKKKLLLLVKKLVQAK
- a CDS encoding KH domain-containing protein, which translates into the protein MREFLEFIAKHLVDKPEDVRITMEDRSDRVIFRLQVGQGDVGKVIGRRGRTANAMRVLLSAVAAKEGKRAVLEILQ
- the ffh gene encoding signal recognition particle protein codes for the protein MFEEITQKFELLFKKIRGQARITEANISETMRDIRRVLLEADVNYKVVKDFTDRVQQKAIGQEVLKSITPGQMLIKIIYDELVSLMGSTRADIKFSPVPPTVIMIVGLQGSGKTTFCAKLAYHLKHKGRHPLLVAGDVHRPAAVEQLKQLGEQIQVPVFAMDSEFDAVKIAKNGIEFAKKNYRDVVIVDTAGRMHIDEEMMREVELVKDAIKPNEILFVVDAMTGQEAVNVAKEFNDRLNFDGVVLTKLDGDARGGAALSIKAVTGKPIKFVSVGEKLDAIEPFYPDRMASRILGMGDIITLVEKAQKQVDEEKAKKLEEKLKKNQFTLEDFREQIREIRKMGPLKEILSMIPGLGSSLRSVDIDEKELIKIEAIINSMTPEERRKPQIINASRKRRIAMGSGTTVQDVNRLLRQFEEMQKLLKQLNRGKFKGLKISF
- a CDS encoding DUF6062 family protein — translated: MQEGNTRDILWIKIEKALNTEGCPICSIIKTSTEHYLESLLYEYVLDVGLRGKLHKSLGFCQRHAYMAVKIRERLNDDGLKMAILYETITSEEIGRLKDLWKDVYSRKKFSVKRFFGKNKFVDNFKPIGECPACFQERVTESLYIDDFRARSNEREFRELYGRDAVILCRGHFVMLLENCLRFNALDEFDFFLKMQIEKLEGILKALTSFIDKHDYHKRESINKYEAKSWRFVVEYFSGKKDVEIRWDEV
- the rimM gene encoding ribosome maturation factor RimM (Essential for efficient processing of 16S rRNA) — translated: MLNPGLTREKIVMGDLCIIGKILRPYGLKGQVCVKPITDFIERFKKLRRVYVGDNPVEVDEHLVVGAFLRDEDIILKFKGVNDRTSAESFSGKFIYIPEEELMPLPEGSFYVHDLIGLKVFDTNGRKIGIIADVWLLPANDVYVVESKGKEILIPAIADVVKKIDLEKKVVIIEPMEGLIE
- the crcB gene encoding fluoride efflux transporter CrcB — its product is MIKVLLAGLGGFIGSALRYVISTFFYKLLGTDFPYGTLVVNVLGSFLIGFFMGLVENGFVISSNWRAFIAIGLLGGFTTFSGFSYETVELIKQGTLLPAIANIVYTVLNCLAGTYVGGVIAKLITK
- a CDS encoding DUF190 domain-containing protein, translated to MRVESTGKLLRIFIGEDDRYEGKPLFEVIVKRIRELGIAGATVIRGIEGYGAGSVIHKLSLLDLSADLPIVIEIVDSEEKILSIIPEIERLIEKSGGGALITLEKVEVIRYSPGKG
- the mqnE gene encoding aminofutalosine synthase MqnE, which gives rise to MKVELYQPYEERLVKSGLYDIFEKVIESERLSFEDGVRLYRTDDVLMLGYLANMVREKFNGNRTYFVKNHIINYSNICELDCKFCSFYRKEGQAGAYRFTLEQIFDKIRPLKDDIVEVHIVGSLDPKLPWEYYVDMIRGIKEINPRINIKAFTAVEIDYFARMFGKSYEEVLLELKEAGLDTMPGGGAEVFSERVREKLFPDKIGAEEWLAVHRTAHKIGIKTNATMLYGHMETIEERVVHLIKLRDLQDETNGFLTFIPLPYHPKNNKYAGEWTTGLQNLKSFAVARLMLDNFPHIKCFWISTGVKVAQVSQSFGVDDLDGTVREERIYHMAGADTSQYLPKNQIIKLIKDAGRTPVERDAYYNVIAEY
- the rpsP gene encoding 30S ribosomal protein S16; protein product: MAVKIRLQRFGKKKQPFYRIVVADSREPRDGKYIEAVGWYNPIPDPMQIEVKEDRVIHWLKRGAIPTDTVKALLRRKGIWLKWSLMKQGKDEAFIQAEYEKWLQLQVDREKREREKKLRRKLRKKQKEGGQESSEKGEVASQES
- the trmD gene encoding tRNA (guanosine(37)-N1)-methyltransferase TrmD — translated: MRIDIITAVPQIFESPLNSSIIKRAREKGIVEIYVHDLHDYGIGKYRQIDDHPYGGGAGMILKPEPIFECIEKLKSEREYDEIIFLTPDGELFNQEMANEFSKLNNIILLCGHYKGVDERVREALVTREVSIGDYVLTGGELPALVVIDATIRLIPGVLNDIESAMTDSFQSGLLDHPHYTRPAEYRGMKVPEVLLSGNHEAIRKWRYEKALEKTLKRRKDLLNKIKGDGKNG